The Nitrospira sp. KM1 genome includes a window with the following:
- the alaS gene encoding alanine--tRNA ligase encodes MKNGAHDLRQDFLRYFEAQGHRAVTSSALIPQADPTLLFTNAGMNQFKRVFLGEETRPYKRAVTVQKCLRAGGKHNDLENVGYTRRHHTFFEMLGNFSFGDYFKEDAIRFGWEFLTQTVGLDRSRLWITIFREDAEAGRIWQKIGVAPSRIVRCDEKDNFWQMADTGPCGPCSEIHFDQGPSVPGDDTPNGEGDRVIEIWNLVFMQFNRDASGTLHPLPEPSIDTGMGLERLAAVAQGVYSNYDSDLFTPLLAAIGRRAHTTYGKTEEHDRSMRVIADHLRAITFLMTDGVLPSNEGRGYVLRRILRRAARHGRLLGIVEPFLHELTPTVVEQMGTAYPEIRAAADTVTEATRGEEERFIATLDQGLPILNDMISKARAAGRPVLTGPDVFKLYDTYGFPIDLMSEACREQGMTLDERGFDQAIEEQRNRARKTSGFEQEITRPVVADVAGRFGSTKFIGYDRLESEGVLQAILKGDTIVKEAIAGDEVEVVLDVTPFYAEGGGQVGDQGTLTGSEGRIEIKETTRPIPTLILHKGTVTAGRIRKGEPLRMAVNHSTRQDAARNHTATHLVHAALRDLLGPHVKQYGSLVAPNRLRFDFAHFRPLSSRDIDDIESTVNGEIRKNESVRTEVMNIQEAVANGALAFFGDKYGEQVRVVTVESFSKELCGGTHCRHTGEIGLFRIVSETGVAAGVRRLEAQTGSGAVALMKKLEADVRELSDLLKVGPSELVAKTRKVMTQLKDKERELEELKLKMASGSPDHSSVKTVAGVQVHVQRTDGLDMNGMRALADRLRDKLKSGVVALGGATEDGKVSLLVVVTKDLIAAIKAGDLIKAMAAEVGGTGGGRPEMAQAGGKDPSKLDAALGKVFELVETIRRG; translated from the coding sequence ATGAAGAACGGGGCACATGATCTACGCCAGGATTTTCTAAGGTACTTTGAAGCGCAAGGACACCGTGCGGTGACGAGTTCCGCACTCATTCCGCAAGCCGATCCTACGCTCCTCTTTACGAACGCGGGGATGAATCAGTTTAAACGCGTGTTCCTAGGAGAAGAAACTCGGCCTTATAAGAGGGCCGTGACAGTTCAAAAGTGTCTGCGGGCCGGTGGCAAGCACAATGACCTGGAAAACGTCGGGTACACCCGCCGACACCATACCTTCTTTGAGATGCTCGGAAATTTTTCGTTCGGCGATTATTTCAAGGAAGACGCGATTCGGTTCGGGTGGGAATTCCTGACCCAGACCGTAGGTCTGGATCGGTCGCGGCTCTGGATTACCATCTTCCGCGAGGACGCTGAGGCAGGCCGGATATGGCAAAAGATCGGCGTCGCTCCGTCCCGCATCGTCCGTTGCGATGAAAAGGATAACTTCTGGCAAATGGCTGATACCGGTCCCTGTGGCCCCTGCTCAGAGATTCATTTTGATCAGGGACCTTCCGTGCCAGGTGATGATACCCCCAATGGAGAAGGCGACCGGGTCATCGAGATCTGGAACCTCGTGTTTATGCAGTTCAACCGGGATGCATCCGGGACATTGCACCCGCTTCCTGAGCCGAGCATCGATACCGGCATGGGCCTCGAGCGCCTGGCCGCCGTCGCGCAAGGCGTCTACAGCAACTACGACAGCGATTTGTTCACGCCGCTTCTTGCCGCCATCGGACGTCGTGCACATACGACATATGGGAAGACCGAGGAACATGACCGATCGATGAGGGTCATCGCCGACCATCTTCGCGCTATCACATTTTTGATGACGGACGGTGTCCTTCCTTCGAACGAGGGCCGCGGCTATGTTCTCCGCCGGATTCTTCGCCGCGCCGCGCGACACGGCAGGCTGCTGGGCATTGTGGAGCCGTTTCTGCACGAATTGACCCCGACCGTCGTGGAACAAATGGGTACCGCCTATCCGGAAATCAGGGCTGCCGCGGACACGGTCACGGAGGCGACGCGCGGGGAAGAGGAGCGGTTCATCGCCACGCTCGATCAGGGTCTTCCGATCTTGAATGACATGATTTCGAAGGCCCGAGCGGCCGGCCGGCCGGTGCTTACCGGACCTGATGTGTTCAAGCTGTATGACACGTACGGCTTTCCAATCGACCTGATGAGCGAAGCCTGTCGCGAGCAGGGCATGACGTTGGACGAACGGGGATTCGATCAGGCGATCGAGGAACAGCGGAATCGGGCCAGAAAGACCAGTGGGTTCGAGCAAGAGATTACGAGGCCCGTGGTCGCCGATGTGGCCGGACGGTTCGGCTCGACGAAGTTCATTGGATACGATCGGTTGGAGTCCGAGGGTGTGTTGCAGGCTATCCTCAAAGGCGACACAATCGTGAAGGAAGCCATTGCGGGCGATGAAGTTGAAGTGGTGCTCGACGTCACCCCTTTCTATGCGGAAGGGGGAGGCCAGGTCGGCGATCAGGGTACCCTGACCGGTTCGGAAGGTCGGATCGAAATCAAAGAGACCACACGACCGATTCCTACGCTGATTCTTCACAAAGGCACCGTCACCGCAGGGCGTATTCGCAAGGGCGAGCCCTTACGGATGGCGGTCAATCATTCGACAAGACAGGATGCGGCCAGAAACCACACCGCCACGCATCTGGTCCATGCGGCGCTGCGCGATCTCCTCGGTCCTCATGTCAAACAGTATGGCTCGCTGGTGGCACCGAACCGCCTCCGATTCGACTTCGCACATTTCAGGCCCTTGTCCTCACGGGATATCGACGACATCGAATCCACCGTCAACGGCGAGATCCGCAAAAACGAATCGGTTCGTACGGAAGTCATGAATATTCAGGAAGCGGTGGCGAATGGAGCCCTCGCATTCTTTGGCGATAAGTACGGTGAACAGGTCCGGGTCGTCACGGTGGAATCCTTTAGCAAGGAACTCTGCGGAGGCACACACTGCCGGCATACCGGTGAAATCGGATTGTTCCGAATCGTCTCCGAGACCGGTGTGGCGGCAGGCGTGCGCCGCCTCGAAGCGCAGACCGGCAGCGGAGCCGTCGCGCTGATGAAGAAGCTGGAAGCCGATGTCCGCGAGCTGTCCGATCTGCTGAAGGTCGGCCCCTCCGAGCTCGTTGCCAAAACGCGCAAGGTGATGACTCAGCTCAAGGACAAAGAGCGTGAATTGGAAGAACTGAAACTGAAGATGGCGAGTGGATCCCCCGATCACTCGTCCGTGAAGACCGTAGCCGGCGTGCAAGTTCATGTGCAGCGCACGGATGGCCTGGATATGAACGGCATGCGGGCATTGGCCGACCGGCTTCGGGACAAACTGAAGAGCGGGGTTGTGGCGCTGGGAGGAGCGACTGAGGACGGAAAAGTTTCGCTGCTGGTCGTCGTCACGAAAGATTTGATTGCCGCGATCAAAGCCGGAGATCTCATCAAAGCCATGGCTGCCGAGGTTGGCGGTACGGGCGGCGGGCGGCCGGAAATGGCCCAGGCCGGCGGTAAGGATCCCTCGAAGCTGGACGCGGCGTTGGGTAAAGTCTTTGAGCTGGTCGAAACCATTCGGCGAGGGTAA
- a CDS encoding RidA family protein, protein MSYERKLDELNITLPPAPKPVATYIPAVRAGELLFLSGVLPMRDGQLAYSGKLGRELTLEQGTEASKLALLNALAIARQELGSLDQIVRVVKVVGHVASAEGFNDQPQVLNGASDLLVKIFGEAGRHARVAIGAAELPRKAAVEIELILHVS, encoded by the coding sequence GTGTCGTACGAACGCAAATTGGATGAACTGAACATCACCTTGCCGCCGGCTCCAAAGCCGGTCGCCACCTACATTCCCGCAGTGCGCGCAGGGGAGCTGCTGTTCCTGTCCGGTGTCCTCCCGATGCGGGATGGTCAGTTGGCGTATAGCGGAAAACTCGGTCGTGAGCTGACGCTTGAGCAGGGGACGGAAGCTTCGAAACTCGCCCTGCTCAACGCGTTGGCCATTGCCCGCCAGGAATTAGGATCCCTGGACCAGATCGTACGGGTCGTCAAAGTTGTCGGCCATGTCGCTTCTGCCGAAGGATTCAATGACCAACCGCAGGTGCTCAATGGTGCGTCGGATCTTCTCGTAAAGATATTCGGTGAGGCCGGACGCCATGCTCGTGTCGCGATCGGAGCTGCGGAGCTGCCTCGAAAAGCGGCCGTTGAAATCGAGTTGATTCTGCACGTGTCCTAA
- the thpR gene encoding RNA 2',3'-cyclic phosphodiesterase, whose protein sequence is MIRAFVAFEPDEATRRSLAGLQQELKRLVERACVRNVGISWTRPSSIHLTVKFLGDINEGQVPLLQRRITDAIAHHPPFHIPLERLGAFPRIEQPRVLWAGPADQWERGDDAMNLLSLHRAVESCCQALGFVSDPRMLKPHLTLARIKEGGRMVGQILAGSGIIDRIIEGATLPVEAIVLLKSELNPTGSVYTKLWDLRLR, encoded by the coding sequence ATGATACGGGCGTTCGTTGCCTTTGAACCGGATGAAGCCACCCGCCGTTCGCTTGCCGGACTGCAACAGGAACTCAAGAGACTGGTCGAACGGGCCTGCGTGAGAAACGTCGGGATTTCCTGGACCCGCCCTTCTTCCATTCACCTCACCGTGAAATTTCTCGGCGATATCAATGAAGGACAAGTCCCGCTTTTGCAGCGAAGAATCACGGACGCCATTGCTCATCATCCGCCGTTTCATATTCCGCTCGAGCGGCTGGGAGCATTTCCTCGAATCGAGCAGCCCCGTGTGCTGTGGGCCGGTCCGGCGGACCAATGGGAGCGAGGGGACGATGCCATGAACCTCTTGTCGCTGCATCGCGCCGTCGAATCATGCTGCCAAGCGCTCGGATTCGTCTCTGACCCCCGCATGTTGAAACCACACCTTACGCTGGCAAGGATCAAAGAGGGTGGGCGAATGGTGGGGCAAATCCTTGCCGGAAGCGGAATCATCGATCGGATAATTGAAGGCGCGACTCTGCCGGTAGAAGCCATCGTCTTGCTGAAGAGTGAATTGAACCCGACGGGTTCGGTCTACACGAAGCTGTGGGATTTACGGTTAAGGTGA
- a CDS encoding phosphopentomutase, translating into MINRVFLFVIDGMGVGEAPDASKYQHAGVNTLAHLADRAGDLHLPTLESLGLGHVTNAKGLRQMAQPHACFGRLAFCSTEVDSLTGNWEIAGCVYTSDRPVYAERFPDSIITEIDRIFGRNVLGNTAAFGPEVLHRYGKQSISHAAPIIWTDGRRSCHIAAHERVLRIEELYQHCREARKSLKETTGLIRIVAHPLEGEAAAIRFKPARRDFAIEPPHQTMLDVLNRASQILIGVGKIGDLFSGRGLTRSTPVTSWSAAFDEVKGMLTKVPRGLIYAGLDLFHTGPHETAASLTEFDGRLPELLEQLRPGDLFILTGDHGRDMSRTPYLPTREYVPLLVTGPKLSQGVNLGTRSSAADLAQTIVEVLRGAPLPVGDSFIDALQAG; encoded by the coding sequence ATGATCAATCGAGTCTTTCTCTTTGTCATCGACGGAATGGGTGTCGGCGAGGCCCCGGATGCATCGAAGTACCAGCATGCGGGAGTAAACACTCTGGCCCATCTTGCCGACCGAGCGGGCGACCTTCATCTTCCGACATTGGAGTCACTGGGACTCGGACATGTGACGAATGCCAAAGGGTTGCGCCAGATGGCGCAGCCGCATGCCTGCTTCGGCCGGCTGGCCTTCTGCTCAACGGAGGTGGACTCGCTGACAGGAAATTGGGAAATCGCCGGCTGTGTGTACACATCCGACCGTCCGGTTTATGCAGAGCGCTTTCCGGACTCAATCATCACCGAAATCGATCGTATTTTCGGCCGGAATGTGCTGGGCAATACGGCGGCTTTCGGTCCCGAGGTTCTGCACCGGTATGGCAAGCAATCCATTTCTCACGCCGCTCCGATCATATGGACGGACGGACGCCGAAGCTGTCATATTGCCGCCCACGAGAGGGTGCTTCGCATCGAAGAGCTCTATCAGCATTGCCGCGAGGCACGAAAATCTCTGAAGGAAACCACCGGACTCATCAGAATTGTGGCGCACCCCCTTGAGGGCGAAGCAGCCGCGATCAGATTCAAGCCGGCAAGGCGAGACTTTGCCATCGAGCCACCCCATCAAACAATGCTGGACGTGTTGAACCGCGCAAGTCAGATTCTCATCGGTGTGGGAAAAATCGGAGATCTTTTCAGTGGGCGTGGGCTGACCCGTTCGACGCCGGTGACGTCATGGAGTGCGGCGTTCGATGAAGTGAAAGGGATGCTGACCAAGGTTCCCAGAGGTCTGATCTATGCCGGTCTCGACCTGTTCCATACCGGTCCGCATGAAACCGCGGCATCGCTGACGGAGTTTGACGGTCGTCTCCCCGAGCTACTCGAGCAATTGCGTCCCGGCGATCTCTTCATCCTGACCGGCGACCACGGACGAGACATGAGCAGGACGCCGTATTTGCCGACCCGTGAGTATGTGCCGCTCTTGGTCACAGGCCCGAAGCTGTCCCAAGGTGTGAATCTCGGAACGAGATCGAGCGCTGCCGACTTGGCTCAAACCATCGTCGAGGTGCTGCGTGGCGCACCGTTGCCGGTGGGCGACAGCTTTATTGACGCGCTTCAAGCCGGTTGA
- a CDS encoding regulatory protein RecX: MLPLQPERWLQSAVRYLARFDRTTAQLERFLRNKGASPSQAKQTVERLVELKYVDDLAYAERWIENRLNRKPVGRARLKAELLARSVPESPAARAIQNVLDGIDEETLARQALRARSRRGASVSPQRVPQLLRQWGFEDETIERIMGEYTEPEG, encoded by the coding sequence ATGCTTCCGCTCCAGCCTGAGCGATGGCTCCAATCCGCAGTGCGATATCTGGCACGATTCGATCGAACGACCGCTCAGCTCGAACGGTTCTTGCGCAATAAAGGTGCTTCTCCTTCTCAGGCCAAGCAGACCGTCGAACGCCTGGTCGAACTCAAATATGTCGACGACCTGGCCTATGCTGAACGCTGGATCGAGAACCGGCTGAACCGAAAACCCGTTGGAAGAGCGCGCTTGAAGGCAGAGCTCTTGGCTCGAAGCGTACCGGAATCGCCAGCCGCGCGCGCCATCCAGAACGTCCTTGACGGGATCGATGAGGAGACGCTCGCGCGGCAAGCCTTGCGCGCGCGAAGCCGGCGCGGCGCCAGTGTCTCTCCGCAGCGCGTTCCGCAACTCCTACGTCAGTGGGGTTTCGAAGACGAGACGATCGAACGTATTATGGGAGAGTATACTGAGCCTGAAGGATGA
- the recA gene encoding recombinase RecA: MAEKEDRKRALDLALSQIEKQYGKGAIMKLGDAEAPADIPAISTGSLGLDIALGVGGFPRGRVIEVFGPEASGKTTLTLHAIAEVQKTGGVAAFIDAEHALDLNYARKLGVQADDLLVSQPDTGEQALEIAETLVRSGAIDLIVVDSVAALTPRAEIEGEMGDAHMGLQARLMSQALRKLTGAISKSQTTVIFINQIRMKLGVMFGNPETTTGGNALKFYSSVRLDIRRIESIKEGQEVVGSRVRVKVVKNKMAPPFKQAEFDILFAQGISKSGELVDLGVDKKVLEKSGAWYSYRAERLGQGRDAVRDFLLANQPLAREIEGKIRELAGLKGRAQEKTAPVKEEKRAEDKREDRKAHKVGA, encoded by the coding sequence ATGGCCGAAAAAGAAGACAGGAAGCGTGCGCTGGATCTGGCCCTGTCCCAGATTGAAAAGCAATACGGGAAGGGCGCCATCATGAAGCTCGGTGATGCCGAGGCGCCTGCCGACATCCCTGCTATCTCGACCGGGTCGCTCGGTCTGGATATTGCCCTTGGGGTAGGAGGATTCCCCCGCGGACGGGTCATCGAAGTTTTCGGCCCTGAAGCGTCGGGCAAGACCACGCTCACCCTCCATGCCATCGCCGAAGTGCAGAAAACAGGAGGAGTGGCCGCGTTCATCGATGCCGAACATGCGCTTGACCTGAACTACGCCAGAAAACTCGGTGTCCAGGCCGATGACTTGCTGGTTTCGCAGCCGGATACGGGCGAACAGGCATTGGAGATAGCCGAGACGCTGGTCCGGAGCGGGGCGATCGATCTGATCGTCGTGGATTCAGTCGCCGCATTGACCCCACGCGCGGAGATCGAGGGTGAAATGGGGGATGCCCATATGGGCTTGCAGGCGCGATTGATGTCGCAGGCGCTTCGCAAGCTGACCGGCGCCATTTCCAAATCCCAGACGACCGTGATCTTCATCAACCAAATACGCATGAAGCTCGGCGTGATGTTCGGCAACCCGGAAACGACGACCGGTGGCAATGCCTTGAAATTCTATTCATCGGTCCGGTTGGACATCCGACGGATTGAATCAATTAAAGAGGGCCAGGAGGTCGTGGGCAGCCGCGTACGCGTCAAAGTCGTTAAAAACAAAATGGCTCCTCCATTCAAACAGGCAGAATTCGATATCCTGTTTGCTCAGGGCATCTCGAAATCCGGTGAATTGGTGGACTTGGGAGTGGATAAAAAGGTTCTCGAAAAATCAGGAGCCTGGTACTCCTACCGAGCTGAGCGTCTGGGCCAGGGCCGCGACGCGGTGCGCGATTTTCTGCTGGCCAATCAGCCCCTCGCCCGTGAAATCGAAGGGAAAATTCGCGAGCTAGCCGGCCTCAAGGGCCGAGCCCAGGAGAAAACGGCACCCGTCAAGGAGGAGAAGCGGGCTGAAGACAAGCGGGAAGATCGCAAAGCCCATAAGGTGGGGGCCTAG
- the mltG gene encoding endolytic transglycosylase MltG, which yields MIGGYLTIKWAKGPAVSPLQHPAPRIITIPDGSSFQQVAALLEHERLIKSRLAFILLGRSLSADRKIRSGEYELNAGMPPADILAKLINGQVVLHPVTIPEGLTIVQIGDLLALYNVTDRGEFLRLALDRAYAASLGITAETLEGYLYPDTYKFPRQVKAKEVLTTMVDHWKQAFGIDLRARTVELRMTVHEVMTLASVIEKETGAGHERAEISAVFHNRLRKHIPLQSDPTVIYGLPDFDGNIHKKDLSSPSPYNTYRVQGLPPGPIANPGIQAIQAALYPSGSRALYFVSKNDGTHQFSSTLEQHNEAVEKYQKRPFRRQHLRRT from the coding sequence GTGATCGGCGGGTATCTGACGATCAAATGGGCTAAGGGTCCCGCTGTTTCTCCATTACAACACCCTGCCCCCCGCATCATCACCATCCCTGACGGGTCGTCATTTCAACAAGTGGCCGCATTGCTCGAGCACGAGCGCCTCATAAAAAGCCGCTTGGCATTCATCCTATTGGGGCGATCACTCTCCGCGGATCGAAAGATCCGCTCCGGGGAGTACGAGCTCAATGCCGGAATGCCTCCCGCGGACATACTGGCTAAACTCATCAACGGGCAGGTCGTACTCCATCCGGTTACCATTCCTGAAGGCTTGACCATCGTCCAGATCGGGGACCTGCTTGCCCTCTACAATGTCACCGACCGTGGGGAGTTCCTCCGCTTGGCTCTCGACCGCGCCTACGCTGCATCGTTGGGAATCACCGCCGAGACGCTTGAAGGCTATCTCTACCCGGACACATACAAGTTCCCCCGCCAGGTCAAGGCAAAAGAAGTCCTGACGACGATGGTCGATCACTGGAAACAGGCGTTTGGCATCGATCTGCGCGCCCGCACCGTGGAGTTAAGGATGACGGTGCACGAGGTCATGACCTTGGCCTCGGTGATTGAAAAGGAAACAGGCGCCGGCCATGAACGGGCCGAGATCTCGGCGGTCTTTCACAACCGCCTGAGGAAGCACATTCCGCTGCAAAGCGATCCGACCGTGATTTACGGTCTGCCGGATTTTGACGGAAATATTCACAAAAAAGATCTTTCCAGCCCGAGTCCGTACAATACCTATCGGGTGCAGGGCTTACCTCCTGGACCGATTGCGAACCCCGGCATCCAAGCGATCCAGGCAGCGCTGTATCCCTCCGGGTCCCGCGCCTTGTACTTTGTTTCAAAAAATGACGGTACCCATCAATTTTCAAGCACGCTCGAGCAACACAACGAAGCGGTAGAAAAGTACCAAAAACGTCCGTTCAGGCGACAGCATCTCCGCCGCACCTAA
- the deoC gene encoding deoxyribose-phosphate aldolase codes for MNPKPWDLPALIDHTILRPEATRPDILKICQEARELGFVVIFIPPCYAKEAADATAGTRIRIGIPVGFPLGGQRTGIKVAEAVDGVDQGATILDMVVNVSRLKSGDYDAVRQDIYEVVQATPRAEHKVIIETCYLTDQEKLTACRLVVEAGADYVKTSTGFGPAGATVPDVRLLKAAVNGKANVKASGGIRDWAAAEALLAAGADRIGTSASLTILEQWRAAKTGK; via the coding sequence ATGAATCCAAAACCGTGGGATCTGCCTGCCCTGATCGACCACACGATACTCAGACCCGAAGCGACTCGGCCGGACATCTTGAAGATATGTCAGGAGGCGAGGGAGCTGGGCTTTGTTGTGATCTTCATTCCACCCTGTTATGCCAAAGAAGCTGCGGATGCCACGGCCGGCACTCGAATCCGGATCGGCATCCCGGTAGGTTTTCCCCTTGGAGGGCAGCGAACGGGAATAAAAGTCGCGGAAGCGGTGGATGGCGTCGATCAAGGGGCAACGATCCTGGACATGGTCGTCAACGTCAGCCGTCTGAAGTCCGGCGATTACGACGCGGTCCGCCAGGACATTTACGAAGTCGTACAGGCCACGCCTCGAGCGGAGCATAAAGTGATCATTGAAACCTGCTATTTGACCGACCAAGAGAAGTTAACCGCCTGCCGGCTGGTGGTTGAAGCCGGAGCCGACTATGTCAAGACATCGACGGGGTTTGGGCCGGCGGGGGCGACGGTTCCAGATGTGAGGTTATTGAAGGCAGCCGTGAATGGGAAGGCCAACGTGAAGGCATCAGGAGGAATAAGAGATTGGGCTGCCGCCGAAGCGTTACTTGCCGCCGGGGCTGACCGCATTGGAACGAGTGCGAGTCTGACGATCCTGGAACAGTGGAGAGCGGCTAAAACCGGAAAGTGA
- the ruvX gene encoding Holliday junction resolvase RuvX — MTGPRILALDYGTKRVGVALSDELRWTAQPLETFERRTLDRDIAHIASLVELHDVGLVLLGLPLQLDGREGPAVEAMREFVAGLENGLTVPLVRWDERMTTKAAEDLLIAADVSRKKRKGAIDRVAAAILLQSYLASLDNPEAEPGGGLEEGTLDTPHEVAESPRMSPDRRTRGRDRRVSDDQMG, encoded by the coding sequence ATGACTGGTCCGCGCATACTCGCGCTGGATTATGGAACCAAGCGGGTCGGTGTTGCTCTCAGCGACGAGTTGAGATGGACGGCGCAACCCCTTGAAACATTTGAACGTCGCACGCTCGATCGTGACATCGCACATATTGCCTCGCTGGTTGAACTGCACGATGTGGGCCTCGTACTGCTCGGCCTCCCGTTACAATTGGACGGGCGAGAAGGCCCCGCAGTCGAAGCCATGCGGGAGTTCGTCGCCGGGCTCGAGAACGGTCTAACGGTTCCGCTCGTCCGATGGGACGAACGGATGACGACCAAAGCGGCTGAAGATTTGCTGATCGCAGCCGATGTGAGTAGAAAGAAGCGGAAGGGGGCGATTGATCGTGTCGCCGCCGCAATTCTGCTGCAAAGTTACCTGGCAAGCCTGGACAACCCGGAAGCAGAACCGGGAGGAGGGCTTGAGGAAGGAACGCTAGACACACCTCATGAGGTGGCGGAGTCTCCTCGCATGTCTCCTGATCGCAGGACTCGCGGCCGTGATCGGCGGGTATCTGACGATCAAATGGGCTAA
- a CDS encoding response regulator: MGSALDIPSDAKPTVLIVDDEAAPRAALTQILRQDFNILTAENATKALAVLHDHGVDLVTLDLRLPDRNGADLLDEIKRTHATIEVIMVTAYGTLTSAMDCIRHGAAGFLLKPFNASELLTISLQTSRKKQRLDVLRAALTDNDVLWGPEPACTAAWQALAARYTALLKQGMLPPAHGHDPSPLIHLVSDLLEAKDRHLVNHGNRVSFYATLVGNRLELSLAEQHLLSLGALAHDLDLIAPADGTAFGLDDHDTRHRTDMGARIGRALGLPADAVQIIALHHERWDGTGHPFGLEGSRIPLLARIVSLAQTFDDLTAEKPGGGTRLSMSEAIDCIEKQAATCFDPELTQLFCTTMREQPPQS; this comes from the coding sequence ATGGGTTCAGCGCTCGACATCCCTTCCGATGCCAAACCGACGGTTCTCATCGTGGACGATGAGGCGGCGCCACGCGCCGCGCTCACACAAATCCTCCGGCAGGATTTCAATATTCTTACCGCTGAGAATGCGACCAAAGCCTTGGCCGTGCTGCACGATCACGGCGTCGATCTCGTCACGCTCGATCTTCGACTTCCAGACCGGAACGGAGCCGATCTGCTGGACGAAATCAAGCGCACCCACGCAACGATCGAAGTGATCATGGTGACCGCCTACGGCACCTTGACGTCGGCCATGGACTGCATCCGGCACGGTGCTGCCGGCTTTCTTCTCAAACCGTTTAACGCGTCCGAATTGTTGACCATCAGCCTGCAGACGTCGCGAAAAAAGCAGCGGCTTGACGTACTGCGCGCCGCGCTCACTGACAACGACGTTCTCTGGGGTCCTGAACCAGCCTGCACCGCGGCATGGCAAGCTCTCGCCGCCCGGTATACCGCACTTCTCAAACAAGGCATGCTGCCGCCGGCCCATGGGCATGATCCTTCGCCTTTGATCCACCTGGTTTCCGATCTCCTCGAGGCAAAGGATCGGCATCTCGTCAATCACGGGAACCGGGTGAGCTTTTATGCCACTCTGGTCGGAAATAGACTTGAATTGTCGTTGGCGGAACAACATTTGCTTTCCCTCGGAGCCCTCGCACATGACCTCGATCTCATCGCCCCGGCAGACGGGACCGCCTTTGGGTTGGATGACCATGATACCCGCCACCGCACCGACATGGGGGCACGGATCGGACGGGCGCTAGGATTGCCTGCCGATGCGGTGCAGATCATCGCATTGCATCATGAGCGATGGGACGGGACAGGACATCCTTTCGGCTTGGAGGGTTCCCGTATCCCTCTGCTGGCTCGGATTGTCTCTTTGGCCCAGACGTTCGACGATCTGACGGCGGAAAAACCAGGAGGAGGCACCAGGCTCTCGATGAGCGAAGCCATCGACTGTATCGAGAAACAAGCCGCTACATGCTTCGACCCGGAGCTGACCCAATTGTTCTGCACCACCATGCGTGAGCAGCCTCCTCAATCCTGA